The DNA sequence AAATTATGGGTTTGATTAACGAAGGTGATGAAGTCATTGTCCCTTCTAACACTTTTATAGCATCGGTGCTTGCTATTTCCGAGTGTAACTTGACTCCTGTATTAGTTGACGCAGACCCAAATAACTTTAACATCGATGTTTCCAGAATCGCTCAAAAAATCACATCAAAAACCAAAGTCATACTTCCGGTACATCTGTACGGTCAATTAGCTCCAATGAAAGAAATTTGTAAGCTAGCTGAAGACTATGACCTGTTGGTATTAGAGGATTGTGCACAAGCACATGGAGCTATGATTGATGGGAAAAAAGCGGGGTCTTGGGGTCATGCTGGTGCCTTCAGTTTCTATCCAGGGAAAAACTTAGGTGCTCTAGGTGATGCAGGTGCAATTACAACAAGTGACGAGAAGCTAAAGGAAATAGTTTCTGCATTAAGAAGCTATGGCTCTCACATAAAATATGAGCACATTTACAAAGGTGTGAACAGTCGGTTGGATGAAATACAAGCAGCTATTTTAAGAGTTAAGCTTAAGTACATTAATGAAGATATTGAGAATCGTCAAAGGGTTGCACGTTATTATATTGATAATATTAATAATGATTTAGTAACACTCCCAGAATGGGAGTATGAAGACAGCCATGTTTTTCATTTGTTTGTTATTAAGACATCGGAACGAGAAAAGTTGAGTGAATACTTGTTAGAAAATGGTGTTCAAACTCAAAAACACTATCCTAAATTTGTCAATGAACAGGTAGCGTACGCCGAAATAGATCACCAAAATGAAGTTAGAGCTATTTGTGATGATATTTTAAGTCTTCCGATAAGCCCTATTTTGACTGAATCAGAGCAAAAGCATATAGTGAACCTGATCAATAACTGGTCTAATTAATTATGAACGAATCGAGTCTTCCTCTAATTTCAATATGCATGGTTACTTATAATCATGAAAAATACATTTCAGACTCTATTGAAAGTTGTTTATCTCAAACTTATGAAAACTTTGAGATAATTATTGTTGATAACAACTCTACAGATGGTACTGTTGAAATAATAAAAAGTTATGAGTCTGAAAGCAATAAAATAAAATTGATTGCTCTGGATAATAACACATTTCCTTCACATGCATCTAACTTAGCAATTAGATCTGCAAAGGGAGTTTATATTACTTTACTTTCGGGTGATGACCTTTATTACAATAAAAAACTAGCAATGCAATTGAAGTTGATGCGTGAGAGTGGGGCTCGTTTTTCTTTCTCTTGGGTCGACACAATTGATGATGAGAGAAATATATGTGATCATGAATTATCTAAAGTATTTAATAAGTATTTTAGTAGCTTAGAGATCAAAAAGCATTTCATGGATTGTGGAAATATGTTGTGTGCGACTTCAGCTATGTTTCATAGAGACATCTTTGAAGAGTATGGTTATTTTGATGAAAGGTTACTTCAACTTCAAGACTATGACATGTGGTTAAGGTTATCTTCTACTGAAGATATTACATTACTTAGCCATAAATTGTCTGCGTATCGGGTGAGAGGAGACGGTGAGAATTTGAGTTTGGCTATCAACGACTCAAAGTTTTTCCGAAGTGAGTATGAACAGTTTCGCGTTGAACGTCACTTTTTAGACTTTGATCTGGAATTCTTGTCATCTGTTGTGCGTTCTGAATGCTCAGATTCTTCTAAATATCATAAGTTACATGATTATCTAATTAGTGTCGGTAAATTTGCATCGGCTAAGGCAATACTCGATGAGTTCTATAATCGCATTGGCGCTAACATTAATTTCCCTTCCGATAACTACAGTAGCTTTTTTGACTTATACTCAAAATCAGATTTTTTCAGGAGTAAAGATCTAGGTGAAATCAGCAGTTTACGTCAAAAGGTTGAGTCGTTAGAAGATCAAGTCGAAGTTTTTGAGATCGCGGCTAATCGTTTAAACGCCATTGAAAGCTCGACGACTTGGAGAGCTGTACAGCCAATCATAGCCGTACTTTCAAAAATGAAGAGAATGAAGGGCCTCGTGCTCTATCTACCACGAATTATCCGTCAGAAAGGTCTCAGAAATACCCTAAATTATGCTTTTCAAGTCTTTAAGTCAGGCGGGTTACGCACTCTCGTACATACAGCTTTAAATAGTTCAGCGAGAGGACATGTCCATAGTTTTACTGAGAGAGACTTTATCAACAAACCTTCAGTATTAGCTCATGGCGTTTGTCTAAACTCAGTCACAATCATCGCTGAGTTAAGTATACAACAGTGTACTAAATACAGAGTTACACAGAAAAAGGAAATGCTGGAGCTATTAGGTTTTAAGTGTGAAGTGGTTTCTTGGACTGATTACTATAAGTCGAGAACGAGTATATCCCATTCGTCAGTAGTTATTTTTTATCGGGTTCCGAGCACTGATACTGTATTGGCTTTGATAGAAGAGTGTAAACGCCTCAATGTAAAAACTTTTTGGGAAGTCGATGACCTTATCTTTAACGAAGCTATACTAGCAGAAAGTAAAACTGTTAGTGATCTCTCGAGCGAAGTTAGAACTCAAGTTTTGGAAGGCGCTAATTCTTATAAGCAAGCACTTCTTGCGTGTGATATGGCAATTGCTTCGACCTCTGGTTTAGCCGAGTCTATGAAGGCTGAAGGAGTCGGTAGTGTTTTCATACTTGAAAATTGCTTAGATTCAGAAACTCTTCAGCTAGCTAATGAAATATTAAAGAGTTCGGAAAAGAAACAGAAAATAGATAATAAGATTCGGATAGTATATGGCTCAGGAACATCAACTCATAACATTGATTTCGAAGAAGCCGCTTCGTCTATTGCGAAAGTGCTGAGAGAAAACTCTCAGGTAATTTTTAGAATTATAGGTTTACTGGAGCTACCATCCTGCTTTGATGGCCTTGATGCTCAAGTAGAACGCTTTGAACTTTGTAGCTACTCTGAGTATTTACGTTTGCTATCTGAGTGCGATATCAGTATTGCACCCTTAGAGAAGTATATATTTAATGAAGCCAAAAGTAATATTAAATATATTGAAGCATCTATAGTAAAACTTCCTTCAGTATCATCTCCTTTGAGTGCCTTTGTCGATGTCATTAACGATAGGGTAAATGGTTATATAGCTAGTGATCAGGTTGAGTGGTTTGACAAGCTGACAAAGCTTGTTTGTTGTGAGCAAACGCGACAAGACATGGCGATTAATGCAAATACTACAGTCTTGGCCCGCTATAATACAGAATCGATAGCAAACACCCAGTTAATGCCAATTGTAAGAGACTATAATTGTATTAAGACCAAACCAAGAATAGTTGTATTCAACGTTTTTTATTCTCCAAGGTCTTTTGGTGGTGCTACGATTGTCACAGAGCAAATAAATAAGATTCTACAAAAACATAAAGGCTACGAAGTATATGTGGTTACTACGCTTCCTGTTGATGATACTTTACGAGCTTACGAGCCTGTTCGTTATGAGGTAGAAGGTGTAACTGTATTTGGTGTGCCTGTACCAAATGAGGATATGGAACTTTACAATAACAAATCAATTGTAGAGCCAGTAGCCAAAATATTAGAAGTGGTTAAGCCTGATCTGGCCCATGCACATTGCTTACAAGGACTGGGAATCGGTGCTCTTCAAAGTTGTATTGATAAAAATATTAACTATATTGTTACTGTTCATGATGCTTGGTGGCTATGTTATAAGCAGTTTATGATCGATTCAAAAGGCGAGTTCTGTGGTCAAGATAAAATTGATTTAAGCAAGTGTAAGAACTGTACCGATAATCAAAAAACGCCTTCACTTCGAGATACTGAACTCAGGCATTATCTCAACAATGCATGTGAAGTTTTAGCTCCGAGTAGTTATACTGCAGAGCTTCATGATCTAAATAATATGCACCCTAAACCTTTAACCGTTGATAGAAATGGTATTATTATGCCTAAAGCATCAATAGTTAAAAAGTTTAACGGTAGTATAACTTTTGGTTATGTCGGCGGAAATACTCCTATTAAAGGCAGTGACTTGGTATTAAAAGCTTTCTCTAATGTTAATAATTCTAACGCTTTCTTGAGAATAGTCGATAATATGATAAATTTAGGACACAAGTCTTATCCGGATCATATTGTATCTAGCATTAATAACTGTACTATGGTTCCTGGGTATAACCAAAATAATATTGATGATTTTTTTGAATCTATCGATGTGTTGTTATTCCCCTCAAGATGTAAAGAAAGCTTTGGTCTTACCGTCAGAGAGGCTATTGCTAGAAATGTTTGGGTTATTACCACTGATTCAGGTGGTGTTACAGAGTGTATTATTGAAGGTGAAAACGGGAATGTTATTCCATTCTCTTCTGATTCAAAGAAGTTAGAGAGTGCAATAAATAATGTTATCACCCAGTATGAGAAGCTGAAGCTTGGAGATGATATTGACTTGCCTAAAGATTCGATCACATATTTTAATGATCAAGTAGATAATCTTGATAGAATATACAAATCACACCTTTAGGAATAAATAATTTGGTTGGGTTGAATTTTGTACTTTTTCAACCCACTCCTTAATTGGAAAACTGTCGTCATTTTATTTTTCGGTTGTTATTAGTTGTGGTTGTAAGCAGTATTTATAAAAAATTAGATAATGATAAATTTATGCTTGAAAATAAAAAAGAAGTTTCTGCGATAATTATTACGTTCAATCCAGTCCAAGAAGAACTGAAGTTATTAGTTGATAAATTGAAGCTACAAGTTTCAAAAGTTTATATAATTGATAATAATTCCTCTTTGCCAATAGATATAGATGACTCTGAGCAAGTCGATGTGACACTTTTATTGGACAATATGGGGATAGCATATGCTCAAAATATTGGTATTAATAAGGCATTAAATGAGGGCTTTATTGACTTTATTTTGTTTGATCAAGACAGTGTTCCATCGGAATCAATGGTAAATGAGTTGTTTATAGCTCGACAAGTAGCTCAATTTGAAGGTCAAAGAGTTGCAGCAGTTGGTCCTGTTCATATAGATCAAGATACATTTTCTGAATGTTTGTTTATTCGCACATCTATGTGTAATGTCAATAGGTTCTTCCCGAGTGATAGAAGTGAAAACATCTTCTCTCCATGTGACTTTCTGATAGCTTCTGGCTGTCTTATTTCAAAGACCATGCTTGATGATATTGGTTATATGGAAGAGGAGCTATTCATTGATTGTGTTGATATTGAATGGGGATTTAGAGCGAAGAGTAAAGATTATGTTTGTATCGCTGCATTTAATGCGAAAATGTATCATAAGGTTGGCGGTGCTCCATTGAAAGTTTTAGGTCAAAGCCTTACAACTCATTCCCCAGTACGTCATTATTACTATTATCGTAATTTTTACCGTTTGCTACAAAGGACATACATACCATTGAGTTGGAAAGTTTACACTCTTATAAGATCAAGCTTACAAGCACTCATTTTTTGTGTATTTCTTAAACCAAGGCTTCAGCATTTTAAATGTATCGTAAAAGGGATATTTCATGGTCTAATTGGTCGCAGTGGTAGGTATGAGTAAAAAAATAGTTTACGTAATTAATGTTGATTGGTACTTTCGTCTTCACTGGTTAGAGCGAGCAGAGTACTTCCAATCTTTAGGTTTTGATATTAATATTGTTAGTAGCTTTTCAAATGATGCGATTAAAAATGAATTGGAATCTAAAGGTTTTAGTTGTCATCAGTTATCTGTAAAAAGAAAAAGTGTTAACCTTCTTCGAGAGATCGGTAGTATTTTCCGCCTTAAGAGAATATTAGATGAAATTGAACCTGAATTGATACATTGTGTGACAATTAAGCCTAATATATATGCAGGCTTGTTAAATAGATTGTTTTTTAATAAACCGATAATCTATAGTGTAACTGGGTTAGGCGCAGTTTTTAGTTCTAATTCAATAAAATTCAATCTCTTAAGACGTATCATTACTACGCTCTATAAGTCTATCTCTTCTTCTAAGGCTCGTTTTATTTTTGAAAACAACGAAGATTATCAACTATTTGATGAGCTTGATATTTTGAAATATGGAAACGGCCGCGTGATCAAGGGAGCTGGAATTGATTTGACTCGCTTTTCTCCTTCATTATCACCGTTAAATAAAAACGTTTTGTTTGGTGCTAGACTTTTGAACGAAAAAGGGTTGGCCTGCTTAGTCGAAGCAAAGCAGATTTTGGAAAGTCAAGGTGTTGAATTTACGCTTAATGTTGCGGGGATTATTGATAGCGACGTTTCCTCTGCTATCCCTCTTAGTCAAGTAGAGGCTTGGGCAAGCTCTGGTGATATTAATTGGCTAGGTAATGTGCAAAATATGCCTAAGCTAATAAAAGAAAACGATATAGTGTGTTTGCCTACTACATATGGTGAAGGTGTCCCTCGAATCTTAATCGAGGCAGCTTCTTGCCAAAGAGCAATAATCACAACTGATGTCGTTGGTTGTCGTGAAATCGTAACTCATAATGTTAACGGTTTACTGGCGCAACCTGGAGATGCAATTTCACTCGCTAACTGTTTACGCGCGCTGCTTGAGAATGATGAAAAAACTCTTGAATTTGGTGTTAAGGGGCGTCAAAAAGTTGAAACAGAGTTTTCTCAAGAAATGGTATTTGAAAAAACTCTAAAGGTTTACGATGAGCTTGATGCTATTCGTTAGTATTGGGTTTATAGCCAGTTGGAGCATCTAATAGAATCCTCATAATACATTCTTCGTCAAAGTTATGACAACAGCCATCGAGTTGTTCCAAAAGTGGCTGCATTTCACTCCAATTCAACATCTGCTCTCTGGCTGTCATGATCTTTTGATGGCCACTACCTTCCACGTTATCCCCAATCAAAAGCTCTTCATAGAGCTTCTCTCCTGGGCGTAGTCCTGTGAATTTTATAGAGATATCGCCTTCTTGAGGTGAACCTTCTATATTTTCTTGCATACCCATGAGGTGAATCATTCGTTTCGCTAGGTCTAAAATCTTGACTGGTTCACCCATATCGAGGACGAATACTTGACCATTGTTACCCATTGCTCCTGCTTGTATAACAAGTTGAGCAGCTTCGGGGATTAGCATGAAATAACGAATGATATCAGGGTGAGTTACGGTTACAGGGCCGCCACATTTTATTTGCTTTTTGAATAATGGAACCACTGAGCCTGAAGATCCAAGGACATTGCCAAAACGTACCATGGTGAAATTTGTGGTGTCTTGCTTATCAGCCAACGCTTGAAGAACTAACTCAGCCATGCGCTTGGTTGCACCCATTATGTTAGTTGGTCTTACTGCTTTATCTGTTGAAATGAGAGTGAAGTTTTTTACCCCTGTTTGGATCGCAGCTTCAGCGCAAGCAAGTGTGCCAAACACATTATTACGAACGCCTTCAACAATATTATCTTCAACTAATGGAACATGTTTATATGCTGCAGCATGGTAAACAGTTTCAACTCCATGCGCTGTCATCAGTTTTTCTAAGCGGTTTTGTCTCTGAACTGAACCTAGAGCTGCAACGATTCGAGTTTCGCTTTTTAAGTTGATTTTTGTTGAATTCAGTTCTTGGTCGATTTTGTAAAGGTTGTATTCATTTAGCTCCAATAGCACAAGTGTTTTTGGTTTCTGTGACATGATTTGACGACACAGCTCAGAGCCAATAGAGCCTCCAGCGCCAGTGACCATAACATTCTTATTAAAAATGTTTTGTGCTAAAAGTTCCTTGTCTGGGTCAACGGCTGCTCTCCCAAGTAGATCGGCGACATCAAGATCTTTCACGTCAGTAGCTGCTGCTTTACCGGCTGCTATATCTTCCACTGATGGTACAGATTGCACTGCGATTGGCCAGTGTGACAATTTTTCAACCAACCTCAAGCGCTCACCTTTATTAATCCCATTAATGGCTAAAAGCAGCTTTACGGGTTGATAAAGTGATTGGAGGTGTTCAAATTCACTTGGGTGGTGGACCTTAAGTCCAAATAATATTTGACCTGACTTTGTAGGGTCGTCATCAAGTAATACGACTGGATTGTACTCATCACCCTGAATCAGAGCATATGTTAAGTCGCGGCCGGTAGCTCCTGCGCCATAAATAAACACATTGGGCTTTTGGCGCTTAAACCAGTGATAATAAATTGAACGGATAAGTATTCTGGGGCCACCTAACGTCAGGGTAGCCAAGCCAGCATATATAAATGGTACACTTCTCGGGATGAACGATTGGAAAAAAAAGCCACTCATTATTAAAGCTAGGGTCGATATTATAACCCCAAAGAAAATGTTGCCAACGGCTGGCAACATCATATAGCGTAGGACGGCTCGGTACATTCCTAATTTAACGAAGCTATAAATTGTGATTGAAACAGTAATGAAAAGAGTTATTAGTTCCTCTATTTCGACTGCAAAAAATGCATTTCCAAGCCTTAAGGCGATGGCTAAATAGAGTGAAATCACGATAGCGAAAATATCATAGCCAATACTGATGTAACGCTTGTTCTTGCGTTTGGCATTAAGCAATATATGTATTGGTCTGATCATGGTGTTCCTTAGCGAGCCACTGAGCGTCTTAAGTTTGATAGTTATAGTTTTTAGAATGTATTTTAATGTTGTTGAGTGCGGTAAGCTAGTTGTAATTGATTGTTATGTGTCACTCGGTACCTTTACTGTTAATGTTGTTTATTATTTGTTCTACATTTAGGCTTTTTGCATTATGAAAATTTTAGTCACAGGTAGCACTGGTTTTGTAGGCTCTAGAGTTGTTGAGTTGGCCAGAGAGCGTGACTGGGAAGTCATTCCGGTTGTGCGTAAGCAAATAGAGCCACTTACTAATAGCTTGGTTGTTCCTTTCATTGACGCTTCTACCGATTGGTCTGGTGCATTCGAAAGTGTCGATTGTATTGTTCATTGTGCTGCTCGAGTTCATCAAATGAATGAAAGTGAACAAGATGCCTTAACTGCCTATCGAGAGACAAACACCCTCGGCACTTTGAACCTAGCAAGGCAAGCGGTTGAAGCTGGGGTGAAAAGGTTTGTATTCGTCAGCTCTATTAAAGTTAATGGTGAATTCAGTGAGCCGCGATCACCGTTTCAGCCTAACCTAAATAATATCCCACAAGACCCTTACGGTTTGAGCAAGCATGAAGCCGAAGTTGAGTTGGCTAAGCTTTCAAAAGAGACAGGTTTAGAAGTGGTTATCATTAGGCCACCATTAGTTTATGGGCCTGGCGTAAAAGCCAATTTCCTATCTATGATGCGTTTGATTGATAAAGGCATTCCGTTACCCTTTGGTGCTATAAAGAACCAGAGAAGCCTAGTTTATCTGGATAATCTATCCAGTTTGATACTGAGGTGTTGTGAACACCCTTTGGCTCCGGGCTATACCTTCTTAGCTTCTGATGATCATGACGTATCGACAACTCAATTGATGCAAAGCATCGCTCATGCTATGGGGAAATCACCGCGATTAATTCGAATCCCAATGTCTTGGATACAAGCTGGTTCGTCAGTTTTAAATAAACAGCACATAGCGCAAAGAATATGCGGCAACCTCCAGGTTGAGATAGGTTTAACGAAAGAGCTCTTGGGATGGAAACCTCCTGTAAGTTTTGAGCAAGGGATCAAAAGAACAGTAGAAGCTTACTTGAAGTCGCATTGATGCGTTTTAGGTAGCTTATGGCTTTCTTATCCATAAATTCTTCAGGTATCCTTTATTGATTAATGGTGCTTATAGCGCCCCATGTTTTCAATCCGAATTTGATAGGACACATATTTTGATTCGTTTGTTAGATTTTGTTTTTGCTTTCTTTGGCCTGTTGTTCCTATGGCCAGTATTTCTCATTATTTGTATCCTTGGTTACTTTGATACGGGGTCGCCTGTCTTTTTTCAGACCCGTGTAGGTTGTAACAAAAAACCTTTCACCTTGGTGAAATTCCGCACGATGCCTGTCGAAACAAAGTCTGTAGCGACTCATTTAGTTGGAGCGAGTTCAGTGACTAAGCTTGGTAGATTCCTGCGTAAAACCAAGCTTGATGAACTGCCTCAGTTATACAACGTACTTAAAGGTGAAATGAGTTTAGTTGGTCCAAGACCATGTCTGTTTAACCAGCAAGAGCTGATTGATGAGAGGGAGTCGAGAGGAGTGTTGTCGGTTAGACCGGGTGTGACGGGGTTAGCTCAAATCAATGATATCGACATGTCGACACCGAAAAAACTCGCGGAGTGGGATCAACGCATGATTAACACGTTGAATACTAAATTGTATTTCCAATACATCATTCAAACAGTATTGGG is a window from the Vibrio splendidus genome containing:
- a CDS encoding UDP-glucose 4-epimerase family protein, with amino-acid sequence MKILVTGSTGFVGSRVVELARERDWEVIPVVRKQIEPLTNSLVVPFIDASTDWSGAFESVDCIVHCAARVHQMNESEQDALTAYRETNTLGTLNLARQAVEAGVKRFVFVSSIKVNGEFSEPRSPFQPNLNNIPQDPYGLSKHEAEVELAKLSKETGLEVVIIRPPLVYGPGVKANFLSMMRLIDKGIPLPFGAIKNQRSLVYLDNLSSLILRCCEHPLAPGYTFLASDDHDVSTTQLMQSIAHAMGKSPRLIRIPMSWIQAGSSVLNKQHIAQRICGNLQVEIGLTKELLGWKPPVSFEQGIKRTVEAYLKSH
- a CDS encoding glycosyltransferase; protein product: MNESSLPLISICMVTYNHEKYISDSIESCLSQTYENFEIIIVDNNSTDGTVEIIKSYESESNKIKLIALDNNTFPSHASNLAIRSAKGVYITLLSGDDLYYNKKLAMQLKLMRESGARFSFSWVDTIDDERNICDHELSKVFNKYFSSLEIKKHFMDCGNMLCATSAMFHRDIFEEYGYFDERLLQLQDYDMWLRLSSTEDITLLSHKLSAYRVRGDGENLSLAINDSKFFRSEYEQFRVERHFLDFDLEFLSSVVRSECSDSSKYHKLHDYLISVGKFASAKAILDEFYNRIGANINFPSDNYSSFFDLYSKSDFFRSKDLGEISSLRQKVESLEDQVEVFEIAANRLNAIESSTTWRAVQPIIAVLSKMKRMKGLVLYLPRIIRQKGLRNTLNYAFQVFKSGGLRTLVHTALNSSARGHVHSFTERDFINKPSVLAHGVCLNSVTIIAELSIQQCTKYRVTQKKEMLELLGFKCEVVSWTDYYKSRTSISHSSVVIFYRVPSTDTVLALIEECKRLNVKTFWEVDDLIFNEAILAESKTVSDLSSEVRTQVLEGANSYKQALLACDMAIASTSGLAESMKAEGVGSVFILENCLDSETLQLANEILKSSEKKQKIDNKIRIVYGSGTSTHNIDFEEAASSIAKVLRENSQVIFRIIGLLELPSCFDGLDAQVERFELCSYSEYLRLLSECDISIAPLEKYIFNEAKSNIKYIEASIVKLPSVSSPLSAFVDVINDRVNGYIASDQVEWFDKLTKLVCCEQTRQDMAINANTTVLARYNTESIANTQLMPIVRDYNCIKTKPRIVVFNVFYSPRSFGGATIVTEQINKILQKHKGYEVYVVTTLPVDDTLRAYEPVRYEVEGVTVFGVPVPNEDMELYNNKSIVEPVAKILEVVKPDLAHAHCLQGLGIGALQSCIDKNINYIVTVHDAWWLCYKQFMIDSKGEFCGQDKIDLSKCKNCTDNQKTPSLRDTELRHYLNNACEVLAPSSYTAELHDLNNMHPKPLTVDRNGIIMPKASIVKKFNGSITFGYVGGNTPIKGSDLVLKAFSNVNNSNAFLRIVDNMINLGHKSYPDHIVSSINNCTMVPGYNQNNIDDFFESIDVLLFPSRCKESFGLTVREAIARNVWVITTDSGGVTECIIEGENGNVIPFSSDSKKLESAINNVITQYEKLKLGDDIDLPKDSITYFNDQVDNLDRIYKSHL
- a CDS encoding sugar transferase, which produces MLIRLLDFVFAFFGLLFLWPVFLIICILGYFDTGSPVFFQTRVGCNKKPFTLVKFRTMPVETKSVATHLVGASSVTKLGRFLRKTKLDELPQLYNVLKGEMSLVGPRPCLFNQQELIDERESRGVLSVRPGVTGLAQINDIDMSTPKKLAEWDQRMINTLNTKLYFQYIIQTVLGKGSGDRV
- a CDS encoding glycosyltransferase family 4 protein → MSKKIVYVINVDWYFRLHWLERAEYFQSLGFDINIVSSFSNDAIKNELESKGFSCHQLSVKRKSVNLLREIGSIFRLKRILDEIEPELIHCVTIKPNIYAGLLNRLFFNKPIIYSVTGLGAVFSSNSIKFNLLRRIITTLYKSISSSKARFIFENNEDYQLFDELDILKYGNGRVIKGAGIDLTRFSPSLSPLNKNVLFGARLLNEKGLACLVEAKQILESQGVEFTLNVAGIIDSDVSSAIPLSQVEAWASSGDINWLGNVQNMPKLIKENDIVCLPTTYGEGVPRILIEAASCQRAIITTDVVGCREIVTHNVNGLLAQPGDAISLANCLRALLENDEKTLEFGVKGRQKVETEFSQEMVFEKTLKVYDELDAIR
- a CDS encoding glycosyltransferase family 2 protein, translating into MLENKKEVSAIIITFNPVQEELKLLVDKLKLQVSKVYIIDNNSSLPIDIDDSEQVDVTLLLDNMGIAYAQNIGINKALNEGFIDFILFDQDSVPSESMVNELFIARQVAQFEGQRVAAVGPVHIDQDTFSECLFIRTSMCNVNRFFPSDRSENIFSPCDFLIASGCLISKTMLDDIGYMEEELFIDCVDIEWGFRAKSKDYVCIAAFNAKMYHKVGGAPLKVLGQSLTTHSPVRHYYYYRNFYRLLQRTYIPLSWKVYTLIRSSLQALIFCVFLKPRLQHFKCIVKGIFHGLIGRSGRYE
- a CDS encoding DegT/DnrJ/EryC1/StrS family aminotransferase — its product is MIPFLDLKTLNERYKDEIKASFDRVVDSGWYIMGNELEQFEKEFSTYCQTKYCIGVGNGLDALTLTLKSWKIMGLINEGDEVIVPSNTFIASVLAISECNLTPVLVDADPNNFNIDVSRIAQKITSKTKVILPVHLYGQLAPMKEICKLAEDYDLLVLEDCAQAHGAMIDGKKAGSWGHAGAFSFYPGKNLGALGDAGAITTSDEKLKEIVSALRSYGSHIKYEHIYKGVNSRLDEIQAAILRVKLKYINEDIENRQRVARYYIDNINNDLVTLPEWEYEDSHVFHLFVIKTSEREKLSEYLLENGVQTQKHYPKFVNEQVAYAEIDHQNEVRAICDDILSLPISPILTESEQKHIVNLINNWSN
- a CDS encoding polysaccharide biosynthesis protein; translation: MIRPIHILLNAKRKNKRYISIGYDIFAIVISLYLAIALRLGNAFFAVEIEELITLFITVSITIYSFVKLGMYRAVLRYMMLPAVGNIFFGVIISTLALIMSGFFFQSFIPRSVPFIYAGLATLTLGGPRILIRSIYYHWFKRQKPNVFIYGAGATGRDLTYALIQGDEYNPVVLLDDDPTKSGQILFGLKVHHPSEFEHLQSLYQPVKLLLAINGINKGERLRLVEKLSHWPIAVQSVPSVEDIAAGKAAATDVKDLDVADLLGRAAVDPDKELLAQNIFNKNVMVTGAGGSIGSELCRQIMSQKPKTLVLLELNEYNLYKIDQELNSTKINLKSETRIVAALGSVQRQNRLEKLMTAHGVETVYHAAAYKHVPLVEDNIVEGVRNNVFGTLACAEAAIQTGVKNFTLISTDKAVRPTNIMGATKRMAELVLQALADKQDTTNFTMVRFGNVLGSSGSVVPLFKKQIKCGGPVTVTHPDIIRYFMLIPEAAQLVIQAGAMGNNGQVFVLDMGEPVKILDLAKRMIHLMGMQENIEGSPQEGDISIKFTGLRPGEKLYEELLIGDNVEGSGHQKIMTAREQMLNWSEMQPLLEQLDGCCHNFDEECIMRILLDAPTGYKPNTNE